A genomic region of Brachyspira pilosicoli contains the following coding sequences:
- the icd gene encoding NADP-dependent isocitrate dehydrogenase produces MSKIEMKNGKLIVPNKVTIPFIEGDGVGAEITPASQMVVNAAVKKAYNGEKSIEWLEVLAGDKAQKELGTPLPDETINIFKEYLIGIKGPLTTPVGEGIRSLNVALRQTLDLYVCLRPVRWFKGTSSPVKEPNKVNMVVFRENTEDIYAGIEWKTGTEEAKKFYNFLKNEMGVTKVRFPETSSFGVKPVSEEGSKRLIRSAIEYALLNKLPSVTLVHKGNIMKFTEGGFKKYGYELARKEFADKTFTMEEYAKIKKEFGEDKAKEKLKEAKEQGKLIIKDNICDAFLQNTLLKPEDYSVIATLNLNGDYVSDQLAAMVGGIGIAPGGNINYKTGHAIFEATHGTAPDIAGKNKANPCSLILSSVMALEYLNMNEAASLIINALEKSFESGYATEDLACFMDNGTALGTKEFAERIVSIM; encoded by the coding sequence ATGAGTAAAATAGAAATGAAAAATGGTAAATTGATAGTACCAAATAAAGTTACAATTCCTTTTATAGAGGGGGACGGAGTAGGGGCTGAAATTACGCCTGCTTCTCAAATGGTTGTAAATGCGGCTGTAAAAAAGGCCTACAACGGAGAGAAGTCTATTGAATGGCTTGAAGTACTTGCAGGAGATAAAGCTCAAAAAGAGTTAGGTACTCCTTTGCCTGATGAGACTATAAACATTTTTAAAGAATATCTTATAGGCATAAAAGGACCTTTAACTACTCCTGTTGGTGAAGGTATACGTTCACTCAATGTGGCACTTCGTCAGACTTTAGACCTTTATGTTTGTTTGAGACCTGTAAGATGGTTTAAGGGTACTTCTTCGCCTGTAAAAGAGCCTAATAAAGTTAATATGGTGGTTTTTAGAGAAAATACTGAAGATATATATGCTGGCATAGAATGGAAAACAGGCACTGAAGAAGCAAAGAAATTTTATAACTTCTTAAAAAATGAAATGGGTGTAACTAAAGTAAGATTTCCAGAAACATCATCTTTTGGAGTTAAGCCTGTATCTGAAGAAGGCTCTAAAAGGCTCATACGCTCTGCAATAGAATATGCTTTGTTAAATAAACTTCCTTCTGTTACTTTGGTTCATAAGGGTAATATAATGAAGTTCACCGAGGGCGGATTTAAAAAATACGGATACGAACTTGCAAGAAAAGAGTTTGCTGATAAAACTTTTACTATGGAAGAATATGCCAAAATAAAAAAAGAGTTTGGTGAAGATAAAGCAAAAGAAAAGTTAAAAGAAGCAAAAGAACAAGGTAAACTCATAATAAAAGATAATATATGCGATGCATTTTTACAAAACACATTATTAAAACCGGAAGATTATTCTGTAATAGCAACATTAAACTTAAACGGCGATTATGTATCAGACCAATTAGCTGCTATGGTTGGGGGAATAGGAATAGCACCTGGAGGAAACATTAATTATAAAACAGGTCATGCTATTTTTGAAGCTACTCACGGCACAGCCCCCGATATAGCAGGAAAAAATAAGGCTAATCCTTGTTCATTAATACTTTCTTCTGTGATGGCATTAGAATATTTGAATATGAATGAGGCTGCAAGTTTAATAATAAATGCATTAGAGAAATCTTTTGAAAGCGGATATGCTACTGAAGATTTGGCTTGCTTTATGGATAATGGAACTGCACTTGGCACAAAAGAGTTTGCAGAAAGAATAGTTTCTATAATGTAA
- a CDS encoding citrate/2-methylcitrate synthase — translation MKKEYLLYKLYDHSSKRIKIDSELFQKYNVKKGLRNEDGTGVLVGLTNIGDVVGYERDKNGKVCPIDGKLYYRGYDLNDIANDILTNKRFGYEEVCYLLLSGKLPDMERLQSFKELISDNMYLDKKTIMNIIDLEGQNIMNILSRSVLEMYIHDPNPEDLSLENLMLQSIQLIARFPAVIAYAYNMFQYSVNQKYLNITLPKPKYSIAENFLYMLKQEFSELEARMLDLLLILHAEHGGGNNSTFTVRVTSSTRTDTYSSISAGIGSLKGDLHGGANAKVMDMFIHLKEAIDNWESKKEIDEYLMKMLNKEAYDKSGLIYGMGHAVYTLSDPRAVILKDLARQLAKEKKKEKELAFMELIEERAIECFIKVKGDKKRVCANVDLYSGFIYEMLGISKELYTPLFAMSRIVGWCAHRIEELNFDDRRIIRPAYKNVSDPQEFISMDKR, via the coding sequence ATGAAAAAAGAATATTTATTGTACAAACTTTATGACCATTCAAGCAAAAGAATAAAAATAGATAGTGAGCTTTTTCAGAAATATAATGTAAAAAAAGGTTTAAGAAATGAAGATGGAACAGGAGTTCTTGTTGGGCTTACAAATATTGGAGATGTTGTAGGTTATGAAAGAGATAAAAACGGAAAAGTATGTCCTATAGACGGTAAACTTTATTATAGAGGATATGATTTAAATGATATTGCTAATGATATATTAACTAATAAACGTTTTGGTTATGAGGAGGTTTGCTATCTTCTTCTTTCTGGTAAGCTTCCAGATATGGAGAGATTGCAGTCTTTTAAAGAGTTAATATCTGATAATATGTATTTAGATAAAAAAACTATAATGAATATAATAGATTTGGAAGGGCAAAATATTATGAACATACTTTCAAGAAGTGTGCTTGAGATGTATATTCATGACCCTAATCCTGAAGATTTATCATTAGAAAACTTAATGCTTCAATCTATACAATTAATAGCAAGATTTCCAGCTGTTATTGCTTATGCTTATAATATGTTTCAATATAGTGTTAATCAAAAATATTTAAACATTACATTGCCAAAGCCAAAATATTCTATAGCAGAGAATTTTTTATATATGCTTAAGCAGGAGTTTAGTGAATTAGAAGCAAGAATGCTTGATTTACTTTTAATACTTCATGCAGAACATGGTGGCGGTAACAACTCTACATTTACAGTGCGTGTTACAAGCTCTACAAGAACGGATACTTATTCAAGCATTTCTGCTGGTATTGGTTCTTTAAAAGGTGATTTACATGGTGGGGCTAATGCTAAAGTAATGGATATGTTTATTCATTTGAAAGAGGCTATAGATAATTGGGAGAGTAAAAAAGAGATAGATGAATATTTAATGAAAATGCTTAACAAAGAAGCTTATGACAAGAGCGGACTTATATATGGAATGGGGCATGCTGTTTATACTTTATCAGACCCGCGTGCTGTTATATTAAAAGATTTGGCTCGTCAGCTTGCTAAAGAAAAGAAAAAGGAAAAAGAGCTTGCGTTTATGGAGCTAATAGAAGAGAGAGCTATAGAATGTTTTATAAAGGTAAAAGGAGATAAAAAAAGAGTTTGTGCCAATGTTGACCTTTATTCTGGATTTATATATGAAATGCTTGGCATATCTAAAGAACTTTATACTCCGCTTTTTGCTATGTCAAGAATTGTAGGCTGGTGTGCTCATAGAATAGAGGAACTTAATTTTGATGACAGAAGAATTATAAGACCTGCGTATAAAAATGTTTCTGACCCTCAAGAGTTTATTTCTATGGATAAAAGATAA
- a CDS encoding M23 family metallopeptidase — MRKFKYTRVRRKQNIIQKLKQYLIDDSDKNLFPYFLKKSLLVAISFIMFIVLINFLILGAKRNSNNNLYAQNIDDSKNTSELYNKIVDEVKEMKIETNNIAAVEEDIENIPAVTSTPVASIEKASDAFYDYLVSDNSLVSDGTISLKYDEYIIEEGDNLSSISKKIGANLDTIVSVNKISNANKLRPGQTIMIPNRNGLLYVVKKNETLEEISDRYDVELNRVLSFNKIDRDNINTGDEIFLPGAKYTLDERIDKFGQMFSLPTVVTRISSVFGYRVHPITGVRRKHLGVDIPGGLNTPIYAARKGKVIFAGYSGGFGNLVIVRHDKGYTTYYGHLNKITTTVGANVGVGVMIGRMGSTGNSTGSHLHFEVRRNGVALNPADFIPIGKFIKRR, encoded by the coding sequence ATGAGAAAATTTAAATACACAAGAGTGAGAAGAAAACAAAATATCATACAAAAATTAAAACAATATTTAATAGATGATAGTGATAAAAACCTCTTTCCATACTTTCTAAAAAAATCATTATTAGTAGCAATATCGTTTATAATGTTTATAGTTCTAATTAATTTTTTGATACTTGGGGCTAAAAGGAATTCTAATAATAATTTGTATGCTCAAAATATAGATGATTCAAAAAATACTTCTGAATTATATAATAAAATAGTAGATGAAGTTAAAGAGATGAAAATAGAAACTAATAATATAGCTGCAGTAGAAGAAGATATAGAAAATATACCTGCAGTTACTTCTACGCCTGTTGCCTCTATAGAAAAGGCATCTGATGCTTTTTATGATTATTTAGTTTCTGATAATTCGCTTGTAAGTGACGGTACTATTAGTCTTAAATATGATGAATATATAATAGAAGAAGGCGATAATTTAAGCAGCATATCAAAAAAAATAGGTGCTAATTTAGATACTATAGTAAGTGTTAATAAAATAAGCAATGCTAATAAATTAAGACCAGGGCAGACTATAATGATTCCAAATAGAAATGGATTACTTTATGTTGTTAAGAAAAATGAAACATTAGAAGAGATTAGCGACAGATATGATGTTGAACTTAACAGAGTATTAAGTTTTAACAAAATAGACAGAGACAACATCAATACTGGCGATGAAATATTTTTACCTGGCGCTAAATATACATTAGATGAAAGAATAGATAAGTTTGGTCAAATGTTTAGTTTGCCTACAGTTGTAACAAGAATAAGTAGTGTATTTGGGTATAGAGTACACCCAATCACAGGGGTAAGAAGAAAACATTTAGGTGTAGATATACCTGGTGGGTTAAATACTCCTATATATGCAGCAAGAAAAGGAAAAGTTATCTTTGCAGGATACAGCGGCGGATTTGGAAATTTGGTTATAGTTCGTCATGATAAAGGATACACTACATACTACGGACATTTAAATAAAATCACTACTACAGTTGGTGCTAATGTAGGTGTTGGTGTAATGATAGGAAGAATGGGAAGCACTGGTAATTCTACAGGAAGCCATTTACATTTTGAAGTTAGAAGAAACGGAGTGGCGTTAAACCCAGCAGACTTTATACCTATAGGCAAATTTATTAAAAGAAGATAA
- a CDS encoding CapA family protein, with translation MRSFVVLLILLFQFSLYSEITLSFVGDVMTGSDHPDKSYLPPNEGKDVFKSVSSFLKSTDISFANLEGAIANSETKSAKTGKRSYSFRMPPYMADRISEAGFDIVAVANNHSRDFGAKGYTQTQEYVKKAGMEVVGNVLNQASFMNVKGKKIGFLAFYYFSYANNSIQDIASAKALVEKTKKECDFLIVSFHGGAEGSSMFRVPKTTEYFYKENRGDVYKFARSVSDAGADLVIGHGPHVLRAMEMYNNTFIAYSLGNFVGYKQFSLSGNNGISAILQITLDDDLKFSKAKVIPVRLVNGGVPSIDSSNTAIKKLNEYADLDFPKTGVKFDSNGEYSK, from the coding sequence ATGAGAAGTTTTGTTGTATTATTAATATTATTATTTCAATTTTCTTTATATTCTGAAATAACATTATCTTTTGTAGGCGATGTTATGACAGGAAGTGACCATCCAGATAAAAGTTATTTACCTCCTAATGAGGGGAAAGATGTTTTTAAAAGTGTATCGTCATTTTTAAAATCTACAGATATAAGTTTTGCCAATTTAGAAGGGGCCATAGCAAACTCAGAGACAAAATCTGCTAAAACAGGCAAACGTTCATATTCTTTTCGTATGCCTCCATATATGGCAGATAGAATATCTGAAGCTGGGTTTGATATAGTTGCTGTTGCTAATAATCATTCAAGGGACTTCGGTGCTAAAGGATATACTCAAACTCAAGAATATGTGAAAAAAGCTGGTATGGAAGTTGTTGGTAATGTTTTAAATCAGGCATCCTTTATGAATGTAAAGGGTAAAAAAATAGGCTTCTTGGCTTTCTATTATTTTTCTTATGCTAATAATTCCATACAAGATATTGCATCTGCTAAGGCTTTAGTTGAAAAGACAAAAAAAGAATGCGATTTTTTAATTGTAAGTTTTCATGGCGGAGCTGAAGGAAGCAGCATGTTTAGAGTACCTAAAACTACAGAGTATTTTTATAAAGAAAATAGAGGGGATGTTTATAAATTTGCAAGGTCTGTTAGTGATGCGGGGGCTGATTTAGTAATTGGTCATGGTCCGCATGTGCTTAGAGCTATGGAAATGTATAATAATACTTTTATAGCTTATTCTCTGGGCAATTTCGTTGGATATAAACAGTTCTCTTTATCCGGAAATAATGGAATTAGTGCTATATTACAAATCACTTTAGATGATGATTTAAAATTTTCTAAGGCCAAAGTGATACCTGTACGTTTAGTAAATGGAGGCGTACCAAGTATTGATTCATCTAACACTGCTATAAAAAAATTGAATGAATATGCTGATTTAGATTTTCCAAAGACAGGCGTGAAGTTTGACAGTAACGGTGAATATTCAAAATAA
- a CDS encoding pentapeptide repeat-containing protein, translating into MAIFEIRDIRATQDILKLTEYTSEEQLIKVFIVYLYQQYLSKRQGICLNYKDNDIITILPEEDYILHIGHQHRETIINFKFDIRSIIYKLNKEAHDTNCEVVNFKLYFQNIYFTKDLVLENITFNNEVYFENCTFNGNVSFTNSIFKENFKFASNTISKKVIFSNIEIFKKAYFLETKEIKNDDYLNVNENGEIEIIKVIENKKLQIVFDNLVFKDNDSNLYIDNGDYKKSFKVSFQNINIKGKIELRNMEIEEADFKGSIIDGGLINPVNFKVNKFANRESALFLKQQAYARNNAIDALQYKAKEIECHKNDLIKDWQNNKDFKTFGDIVSIGLSSLYSDNGQNWIRALGMTIFITAFCFTVFYMPDVFYIDKIFNRENYISLYFCSYQNWFSELVKYFIPTDYILITKYAASNLNLLLKIFGVLVYFLGKVLFWYGSVQTVSAFRKFSKGA; encoded by the coding sequence ATGGCAATATTTGAAATTAGAGATATAAGAGCTACTCAAGATATTTTAAAACTTACTGAATATACTTCAGAAGAACAATTAATAAAAGTATTTATTGTTTATTTATATCAGCAATATCTCTCAAAACGACAAGGAATTTGTTTGAATTACAAAGATAATGATATAATTACCATTTTACCAGAAGAAGACTATATTTTACATATAGGTCATCAACATCGTGAAACTATAATTAATTTTAAATTTGATATTAGAAGTATAATTTATAAATTAAATAAAGAAGCACATGATACAAATTGTGAAGTTGTTAATTTCAAATTGTATTTTCAAAATATATATTTTACTAAAGATTTAGTATTAGAAAATATAACTTTTAATAATGAGGTATATTTTGAAAATTGTACTTTTAATGGAAATGTATCTTTTACAAATTCAATATTTAAAGAAAATTTTAAATTTGCTTCAAATACTATTTCTAAAAAAGTTATTTTTTCTAATATAGAAATATTTAAAAAAGCATATTTTTTAGAAACAAAAGAAATAAAAAATGATGATTATTTAAATGTAAATGAAAATGGAGAAATTGAAATAATAAAAGTTATCGAAAATAAAAAATTGCAAATTGTTTTTGATAATTTAGTTTTTAAAGATAATGACTCAAATTTATATATAGACAATGGTGATTATAAAAAATCATTTAAAGTGTCATTCCAAAACATTAATATAAAAGGAAAAATAGAGTTGAGAAATATGGAGATTGAAGAAGCAGATTTTAAAGGTTCTATTATTGATGGTGGTTTAATCAATCCTGTTAATTTCAAAGTGAATAAATTCGCCAATCGTGAAAGTGCTTTATTTCTTAAACAGCAGGCTTATGCCAGAAACAATGCTATTGATGCTTTACAATATAAGGCTAAAGAAATTGAATGCCATAAAAATGATTTAATAAAAGATTGGCAGAATAATAAAGATTTCAAAACTTTTGGAGATATAGTTTCCATTGGATTAAGTTCTCTATATAGCGACAATGGGCAGAATTGGATTAGGGCTTTAGGTATGACTATATTTATAACTGCTTTTTGTTTTACTGTTTTTTATATGCCAGATGTTTTTTATATAGATAAAATTTTTAATAGAGAAAATTATATTTCATTATATTTCTGTTCTTATCAAAATTGGTTTTCTGAATTAGTTAAATACTTTATACCTACTGATTATATCCTTATAACAAAATATGCTGCATCTAATCTTAATTTATTATTAAAAATATTCGGCGTTTTAGTTTATTTTTTAGGAAAGGTGTTGTTTTGGTACGGCTCGGTGCAGACTGTTAGTGCGTTTAGGAAATTTTCTAAGGGGGCTTGA
- a CDS encoding Hsp20/alpha crystallin family protein codes for MSRMFFPMFNNRCHRGDSCMRDYSLYQRNYKIYEDDKGYTIEMDMPGVKKSDLEIGVKENILSIYAERKKVIKSEEGDKEEVVSKYEQSFNISDKSIDVDNIAANFENGVLILTLPKKEEVKYEKRIEIA; via the coding sequence ATGTCAAGAATGTTTTTCCCAATGTTTAATAATAGATGTCATAGAGGAGATAGTTGTATGAGAGATTATTCTTTGTATCAAAGAAATTATAAAATATATGAAGATGATAAGGGCTATACAATAGAGATGGATATGCCTGGAGTAAAAAAATCAGATTTAGAGATTGGAGTAAAAGAGAACATACTTTCAATATATGCTGAGAGAAAGAAAGTTATAAAAAGTGAAGAGGGCGATAAAGAAGAAGTTGTTTCAAAATATGAGCAGAGCTTTAACATAAGCGATAAGTCAATAGATGTTGATAATATAGCTGCTAATTTTGAAAATGGCGTATTGATTCTTACTCTTCCAAAGAAAGAAGAAGTTAAGTATGAGAAAAGAATAGAAATAGCTTAA
- a CDS encoding Hsp20/alpha crystallin family protein codes for MSRIFLPALHSILDDFDNFYNEENSLSKYSDYKIEENDNSYTIEMDMPGVRKEDLDIGIKENMLSIYAERKKVMKSEDGDKEEVVSKYEQSFNISVKGIDIENISANFENGVLTLTLPKKEEVKYEKKIEIA; via the coding sequence ATGTCAAGAATATTTTTACCTGCTTTACATTCTATATTGGATGATTTTGATAATTTTTATAATGAAGAAAATAGCCTTTCTAAATATAGCGATTACAAGATAGAGGAGAATGATAATAGCTATACTATAGAAATGGATATGCCTGGTGTAAGAAAAGAGGATTTAGATATTGGTATAAAAGAGAATATGCTTTCAATATATGCTGAGAGAAAGAAAGTAATGAAAAGTGAAGATGGTGATAAAGAAGAAGTTGTTTCAAAATATGAACAAAGCTTTAATATTAGCGTGAAAGGAATAGATATTGAAAACATTTCTGCTAATTTTGAAAATGGTGTTTTAACTCTTACTCTTCCAAAAAAAGAAGAAGTTAAGTATGAGAAAAAAATAGAAATAGCTTAA
- the mscL gene encoding large conductance mechanosensitive channel protein MscL — protein MLKEFKNFIMRGNVIDMSIGIIIGSAFSKIVNSFVEDILMPPIGLMLSGIDFSNIFIVIKKGIENQGPYTSLETAKNAGAVVISVGMFFNAIISFIITAISIFIIIKAVSKIQEKMPKEKKEDKKEIKVCPYCYSNINIKAIKCPNCTSDLN, from the coding sequence ATGCTCAAAGAGTTTAAAAATTTTATAATGCGTGGAAATGTAATAGATATGTCTATTGGTATTATAATAGGTTCTGCTTTTAGTAAAATAGTAAACTCATTTGTAGAAGATATTTTAATGCCTCCAATAGGCTTAATGCTTAGCGGTATAGATTTTTCTAATATATTTATAGTTATAAAAAAAGGAATAGAAAATCAAGGTCCATACACTTCATTAGAGACAGCAAAAAATGCAGGTGCTGTTGTTATAAGTGTTGGAATGTTTTTTAATGCTATAATAAGTTTTATAATCACAGCAATTTCTATATTTATAATAATAAAAGCAGTAAGTAAAATACAAGAAAAAATGCCGAAAGAAAAGAAAGAAGATAAAAAAGAAATTAAAGTATGCCCTTATTGTTATTCTAATATAAACATTAAAGCTATAAAATGTCCAAACTGCACATCCGATTTAAATTAA
- a CDS encoding alanine--glyoxylate aminotransferase family protein — MRDKTFLMIPGPTPVPESALIEMAKHPMAHRSKEFSNILKEVYEDLKYVFQTKNDVFLFTASGTGAMCAALENIVNEGDKVLCLVIGNFGARWAKIAESRGAEVIKVEVPLGEVIKPQILEEALNKNKDIKIVTLTHSETSTGAANDVKTLCSIIKKHGALSVVDGITSLCAMEFKTDEWNIDVALSGSQKGFMIAPGLSFLTASEDALKMHEQCKYPSFYFNWKEHKKSLAKDTTPFTPAVSLISSLHTSLKMIKEEGIENVNKRHKKLSLALRAAIKTIGLKLFVEDDNNASYAITSILPPEGITVPDIRKTLKDDYDIIVANGQGSLENKIFRIGTLGFVCERDLIMAVGALEASLIKLGYKFEVGSGVKKLIEELNK; from the coding sequence ATGAGAGACAAAACTTTTTTAATGATACCAGGACCTACACCAGTACCAGAATCTGCTTTAATCGAAATGGCAAAACACCCTATGGCACATAGAAGCAAAGAATTTTCAAATATATTAAAAGAAGTTTACGAAGATTTAAAATATGTGTTTCAAACTAAGAACGATGTATTTTTATTTACAGCAAGCGGAACAGGGGCAATGTGTGCTGCATTAGAAAATATTGTTAATGAGGGCGATAAAGTACTATGCTTAGTGATTGGAAACTTTGGAGCAAGATGGGCAAAAATTGCAGAAAGTAGAGGAGCTGAAGTTATAAAAGTAGAAGTGCCTCTTGGTGAAGTAATTAAGCCGCAAATACTTGAAGAAGCTTTAAATAAAAACAAAGACATAAAAATAGTAACACTCACTCATAGTGAAACTTCTACAGGTGCTGCTAATGATGTAAAAACATTATGTTCTATAATAAAAAAACATGGTGCATTATCTGTTGTTGATGGTATAACAAGCTTATGTGCTATGGAGTTTAAAACTGATGAATGGAATATTGATGTTGCATTGTCAGGCTCTCAAAAAGGATTTATGATAGCTCCAGGGCTTTCATTTTTAACTGCAAGTGAAGATGCTTTGAAAATGCATGAACAATGTAAATACCCAAGTTTTTACTTTAATTGGAAAGAGCATAAAAAATCTTTAGCTAAAGACACTACACCTTTTACACCTGCAGTAAGTCTTATAAGTTCACTTCATACATCTTTGAAGATGATTAAAGAAGAGGGAATTGAAAATGTTAATAAAAGACATAAAAAACTTTCTCTTGCTTTAAGAGCTGCTATAAAAACTATAGGATTAAAACTTTTTGTAGAAGATGATAATAATGCAAGCTATGCTATCACTTCAATACTTCCACCAGAAGGAATAACTGTTCCAGATATAAGAAAAACTTTGAAAGATGATTATGATATTATTGTAGCTAATGGACAGGGAAGTTTAGAGAATAAAATATTTAGAATAGGTACTTTAGGATTTGTATGCGAAAGAGATTTAATAATGGCTGTTGGAGCATTGGAAGCAAGTCTAATTAAATTAGGATATAAATTTGAAGTTGGAAGCGGAGTTAAAAAATTAATAGAAGAACTAAATAAATAA
- the serA gene encoding phosphoglycerate dehydrogenase, whose amino-acid sequence MKVLITDKINECVKDIISDVSEVVFLPTMSEDELSNIIGEYDALMVRSQTKVTRKIIEAGKNLKIIGRAGVGVDNIDVEAATEKGIIVVNSPDGNTIAASEHTVALMLAISRNIVPAVVSTKEAKWNRDKFTGNELFGKTLGVMGFGRIGRKVVHIALSIGMKVIVYDPFATEEIVQKVGAVYETSLDEFLPQLDYLSLHIPKTPETNNIINKDNLCKMKKNAIIINCSRGGLVNEEDLKQALENGTIAAAAVDVFVNEPKIETCPLVEYKNDNLILTPHLGASTKEAQINVALDVAKQIKQVLSGGYTESAVNIPSLNPEKLEPVKDYMKIAENAGEMIMQISNGKIKSFEITAQGELINLDIQPLEVAVLKGALSSMLQDVNYVNAPYLAKQRGIEVKTIKSETPSTFTGILKVKLTTDKEVNNVSVSLIAKNIARIVKLNDYDVIIKPQPHILIVPHINQPAMIAKVATVLSSDGINIGSMNVSENIKGSNMSIMAINVDRVIENDMIEKISKIDGVHQPKYVKLTSGYTL is encoded by the coding sequence ATGAAAGTTTTGATAACTGATAAGATAAATGAATGCGTTAAGGATATAATATCAGATGTTTCTGAAGTAGTATTTCTTCCAACAATGAGCGAAGATGAGCTATCTAACATTATAGGAGAATATGATGCTCTAATGGTGAGAAGCCAGACAAAAGTAACAAGAAAAATCATAGAAGCTGGAAAAAACTTAAAAATTATAGGACGTGCTGGAGTTGGTGTTGATAATATAGATGTTGAAGCTGCTACAGAGAAAGGAATAATAGTAGTAAACTCTCCAGATGGAAACACTATTGCGGCATCAGAGCATACTGTTGCTTTAATGCTTGCCATATCAAGAAATATAGTTCCTGCTGTAGTTTCTACAAAAGAAGCTAAATGGAACAGAGATAAGTTTACAGGAAATGAACTTTTTGGAAAGACTCTAGGTGTTATGGGTTTTGGAAGAATTGGAAGAAAGGTTGTGCATATTGCTCTTTCTATTGGAATGAAAGTTATAGTATATGACCCATTTGCTACAGAAGAAATTGTACAAAAAGTTGGAGCTGTATACGAAACTTCTTTAGATGAGTTTTTACCTCAGCTTGATTATTTATCTCTTCATATACCAAAAACTCCAGAAACAAATAATATTATAAACAAAGATAATTTATGCAAGATGAAAAAGAACGCTATAATCATAAATTGTTCAAGGGGCGGACTTGTTAATGAAGAAGATTTAAAACAAGCATTAGAAAACGGCACTATAGCAGCTGCGGCAGTAGACGTTTTTGTTAATGAACCAAAGATAGAGACTTGCCCATTAGTTGAATATAAAAATGACAATTTAATACTTACTCCTCATCTTGGTGCTAGTACAAAAGAGGCTCAAATTAATGTTGCTTTAGATGTTGCTAAACAAATAAAACAAGTATTGTCTGGAGGATATACTGAATCTGCTGTTAATATACCTTCACTTAATCCTGAAAAATTAGAGCCTGTAAAAGACTATATGAAGATAGCAGAAAATGCAGGTGAAATGATAATGCAAATATCTAACGGTAAAATTAAATCTTTTGAAATAACAGCACAGGGGGAATTAATTAATTTAGATATCCAGCCACTTGAAGTAGCAGTATTAAAAGGTGCATTATCTTCAATGCTTCAAGATGTAAACTATGTTAATGCTCCTTATCTTGCAAAGCAAAGGGGAATAGAAGTAAAAACAATAAAATCTGAAACTCCTTCCACATTTACAGGCATATTAAAAGTAAAACTAACTACAGACAAAGAGGTTAATAATGTATCTGTATCTTTAATAGCTAAAAACATAGCAAGAATAGTTAAGCTAAATGATTATGATGTTATAATAAAGCCTCAGCCTCATATATTAATAGTACCGCATATAAACCAGCCTGCTATGATAGCCAAAGTAGCAACTGTATTATCAAGTGACGGAATAAATATTGGATCAATGAATGTATCAGAAAACATAAAAGGAAGTAATATGTCTATAATGGCTATAAACGTTGACAGAGTAATAGAAAACGACATGATAGAAAAAATCTCAAAAATAGACGGAGTTCATCAACCAAAGTATGTTAAACTTACTTCAGGATATACACTATAA